One genomic segment of Drosophila melanogaster chromosome 3L includes these proteins:
- the CG14983 gene encoding uncharacterized protein yields the protein MLHLPKIVDLLKELQEQEKEIQEIILEESFASPEQRLAQLESVTSRMHLYHSRRGNILMSLQQELGKYEYFTLLVRHIAQTHSYLKSLNKALDFLYKVNICSICDLKCEPHGRHSMVSLRCGHLFGRHCINNVLRESSRCPTCSRRARHHEVRRIYGLKFYPL from the coding sequence ATGTTACATCTACCGAAAATTGTCGACTTGTTGAAGGAGCTGCAAGAGCAGGAGAAAGAAATTCAAGAGATCATTCTCGAGGAGAGCTTCGCCAGTCCAGAACAGCGACTAGCCCAACTGGAATCGGTCACATCACGGATGCATCTATACCATTCAAGGCGCGGGAATATTCTAATGAGTTTGCAGCAAGAGCTAGGCAAATATGAGTACTTCACTCTGCTGGTGAGGCACATTGCCCAGACGCACAGCTATTTGAAATCGCTCAACAAGGCACTGGACTTCCTGTACAAAGTCAACATCTGCTCCATCTGCGATTTGAAATGTGAGCCGCATGGCAGGCATTCCATGGTGTCCCTGCGTTGTGGCCACCTCTTTGGGCGCCACTGCATCAACAACGTCCTGCGGGAGAGCTCTCGGTGCCCCACTTGCTCGCGAAGAGCCCGTCATCACGAAGTCCGCAGGATCTACGGCTTAAAGTTTTATCCTCTTTAA
- the CG10853 gene encoding uncharacterized protein, whose protein sequence is MRKLVISLAVLGLISLALGHNNPWEQQPTPIKKVPVPVPVPVPVPVPVPVYPKEGGGGGGGSGGGGGGGGGAGGGSGSGEGGGGAIGGTCPRPSPEALRCLREWACQYVIRLDLRCLLTLNGNPLLGNLISIPGITGGGSSSGGGGILGGLLGGK, encoded by the exons ATGAGGAAATTAGTTATATCCCTAGCTGTGCTAGGACTAATATCCCTGGCCTTGGGTCACAAT AATCCCTGGGAGCAGCAGCCCACTCCGATAAAGAAGGTGCCAGTGCCTGTTCCGGTGCCAGTTCCTGTGCCAGTTCCTGTTCCTGTTTATCCCAAAGAAGGAGGTGGCGGAGGAGGTGGtagtggcggtggtggtggtggaggtggtggcgCCGGCGGAGGAAGCGGAAGTGGAGAAGGTGGCGGCGGAGCAATCGGCGGCACTTGCCCGCGTCCTTCTCCCGAAGCTTTACGG TGCCTGCGGGAATGGGCCTGTCAGTACGTCATCCGGCTGGATCTGCG CTGCCTGCTCACTTTAAATGGCAACCCATTGCTGGGCAATCTCATTTCCATACCCGGCATCACCGgaggcggcagcagcagcggcggcggtggcatCTTGGGTGGACTCCTGGGTGGCAAATAG
- the CG14984 gene encoding uncharacterized protein, isoform B gives MVKKTSASLGKSILLGVLLFLAVHALLTEAAPFQELEPRKGHVPVYIRHGDEPLSEIHPGLAEAFKEGESKSLVTESPQAETTNPPTTSDAPAPAPSSSTVSDIASFEAIKGKTD, from the exons ATGGTCAAGAAGACATCCGCCAGCCTGGGAAAGAGCATCTTGCTGGGAGTTCTGTTGTTTCTCGCCGTACACGCACTTCTCACCGAGG CGGCCCCCTTCCAGGAGCTGGAGCCTCGCAAAGGTCATGTGCCCGTCTACATCCGACATGGCGATGAGCCACTCAGCGAAATCCATCCAGGACTGGCCGAGGCCTTCAAGGAGGGCGAATCGAAG AGTCTCGTCACCGAATCTCCCCAGGCGGAAACTACAAACCCACCAACCACATCCGATgctcccgctcccgctccGTCCAGCTCCACGGTATCGGATATAGCCAGCTTTGAGGCCATCAAAGGAAAGACGgattaa